In Burkholderia gladioli, a genomic segment contains:
- a CDS encoding NtaA/DmoA family FMN-dependent monooxygenase (This protein belongs to a clade of FMN-dependent monooxygenases, within a broader family of flavin-dependent oxidoreductases, the luciferase-like monooxygenase (LMM) family, some of whose members use coenzyme F420 rather than FMN.) — protein sequence MTAPPPRQLHLHVNAWPQGFAPAAWRMPENSPRGFVDIEHYVRIARIAEEGRFDAIFLPDSLAVDGLDAGPVAALDPTLVLTAVACATTRIGLVATASTSYDEPYNIARRFASLDLLSGGRAGWSIAAAPDPRAARSYRLDATADPASHYRRADECAQVVKGLWNGWHDDALVADPRSGRFVDTGKLRPLRHRGEFFSVHGLLNQPRSPQGHPVLMQAGAARDGGALAARHAEAVFSAARSLDQALADAQGLRQRARALGRDPDGLRMLPGLATCIGGTEAEARRRRRELAELVPPPRGRKRLAQRLGVEAGEAPGEADDWEDGGERGGGAHRELVGTPEQIADDIERWFRAGAADGFNLMPDVLPGGLQDFVDGVVPILQQRGLFRGDYEGSTLREHLGLKRPGTAA from the coding sequence ATGACCGCCCCGCCACCCCGCCAGCTTCACCTGCACGTCAACGCCTGGCCGCAGGGTTTCGCGCCCGCGGCCTGGCGCATGCCGGAAAACTCACCGCGCGGCTTCGTCGACATCGAGCATTACGTGCGGATCGCGCGGATCGCCGAGGAAGGCCGGTTCGACGCGATCTTCCTGCCCGATTCGCTCGCCGTCGACGGCCTCGATGCCGGCCCGGTCGCCGCGCTCGACCCGACCCTGGTGCTGACCGCGGTGGCTTGCGCGACCACCCGCATCGGCCTGGTCGCGACCGCCTCGACCAGCTACGACGAGCCCTACAACATCGCGCGCCGCTTCGCCTCGCTCGACCTGCTCAGCGGCGGGCGGGCCGGCTGGAGCATCGCGGCCGCGCCGGACCCGCGCGCGGCGCGCAGCTACCGCCTCGACGCGACGGCCGACCCGGCCAGCCACTACCGTCGCGCCGACGAATGCGCGCAGGTGGTCAAGGGGCTCTGGAACGGCTGGCACGACGACGCGCTGGTGGCCGACCCGCGCAGCGGGCGCTTCGTCGATACCGGCAAGCTGCGGCCGCTGCGGCATCGCGGCGAATTCTTCTCGGTGCACGGCCTGCTGAACCAGCCGCGTTCGCCGCAGGGGCACCCGGTGCTGATGCAGGCCGGCGCCGCGCGCGACGGCGGCGCGCTGGCCGCGCGTCACGCGGAAGCCGTGTTCAGCGCGGCGCGCTCGCTCGACCAGGCGCTGGCCGACGCGCAAGGCCTCAGGCAGCGCGCCCGCGCGCTCGGCCGCGATCCCGACGGCCTGCGTATGTTGCCGGGCCTGGCCACCTGCATCGGCGGCACCGAGGCCGAGGCGCGGCGGCGCCGCCGCGAGCTGGCCGAGCTGGTGCCGCCGCCGCGCGGACGCAAGCGCCTCGCGCAGCGGCTCGGCGTGGAGGCCGGCGAAGCGCCGGGCGAGGCGGACGATTGGGAGGATGGCGGCGAGCGCGGCGGCGGCGCTCATCGCGAACTGGTCGGCACGCCCGAGCAGATCGCCGACGATATCGAGCGCTGGTTCCGCGCCGGCGCGGCCGATGGTTTCAATCTGATGCCCGACGTGCTGCCGGGCGGCCTGCAGGACTTCGTCGACGGCGTGGTGCCGATCCTGCAGCAGCGCGGGCTGTTCCGCGGCGATTACGAGGGCAGCACGCTGCGCGAGCATCTCGGCCTGAAACGGCCCGGCACGGCGGCCTGA
- a CDS encoding arabinofuranosidase catalytic domain-containing protein: MWKRSELSIALAAMTMALAACNGDSDGGSSLSLKQNSQGESQAQNGASASTGGAAAAAATPLPCDTLASAGTACSAAHSVTRLLTKGYTGPLFRVLNLSSNAETNIFPYAANSGVTANLVGTTNLDALKRACGSDASGCVVDTIYDQIDLVAPLQSAGKYGNVAATLSVVNNQAQTLTINATGQSVPVTGGFAQLPLPGGGKLTVQVHRPSVNFPSLLNNPVPTNQAITIGNDLPFAGDKAPATLRLVSLPGGRTTVALDIQARQSYRNRIGTVNQSIGDTEIAEYMVAGAALPFGATSSCCGTYGNMEDNSSGSFQGSGTVPPSGGSIPGDPVLVDGNGSKGQIEGMMFGLAYASGNAAVFGYGPGYKNGGPSYSANNTGVNWPGVDAEAGVYLYGPKQPLTTDFVTVLAKYSPQGQANRFAVKGGDSAQATLTSVYDGVPPEAVDFFNDTGHRLLGRWEGGLSLGEGGDESDAPITFYEGAIVTKMSSDKSDNAIQGSIQGFYGPAVDTTAAACQANNLLTQPLALANTSAWSTGSGGSVIGLSTDISGQTNHAAVIGNASGSPFAQINQWIKVQGGQSYTFTDYLPASSGQTIFPAFSVQTDDGNQTEFAGVLNTNNGVIVPGSWSTGNSTLSTSKVGNWWKVSMSFTAPSGSSNAHIFLDPRTSNASGARSNQSVNDDLSATHYCPGLSIAAR; encoded by the coding sequence ATGTGGAAGCGGAGTGAATTGAGCATCGCGCTGGCGGCGATGACGATGGCGCTGGCCGCCTGCAATGGGGATTCGGACGGCGGCAGCTCGCTGTCCCTGAAGCAGAATTCGCAAGGCGAGAGCCAGGCGCAGAACGGCGCGTCGGCCAGCACCGGCGGCGCGGCCGCCGCCGCGGCCACGCCCTTGCCCTGCGATACGCTGGCCTCGGCGGGCACCGCCTGTTCCGCGGCCCACAGCGTGACGCGCCTGCTGACCAAGGGCTACACCGGCCCCTTGTTCCGCGTGCTCAACCTGAGCAGCAACGCCGAGACGAATATCTTTCCCTACGCGGCCAATTCGGGCGTGACCGCGAACCTGGTCGGCACCACCAACCTCGATGCGCTCAAGCGGGCCTGCGGCAGCGATGCCAGCGGCTGCGTGGTCGACACCATCTACGACCAGATCGACCTGGTCGCGCCGCTGCAATCGGCCGGCAAGTACGGCAACGTGGCCGCCACCCTCAGCGTGGTGAACAACCAGGCGCAGACGCTCACCATCAACGCCACCGGCCAGAGCGTGCCGGTCACCGGCGGCTTCGCGCAATTGCCGCTGCCCGGCGGCGGCAAGCTGACGGTGCAGGTGCACCGTCCCTCGGTCAACTTCCCGAGCCTGCTGAACAATCCCGTGCCGACCAACCAGGCGATCACGATCGGCAACGACCTGCCGTTCGCCGGCGACAAGGCCCCGGCGACCCTCCGCCTGGTGTCGCTGCCGGGCGGGCGCACTACGGTGGCGCTCGACATCCAGGCGCGGCAGTCGTATCGCAATCGCATCGGCACCGTGAACCAGTCGATCGGCGACACGGAAATCGCCGAATACATGGTGGCCGGCGCGGCCCTGCCGTTCGGCGCGACCTCGTCGTGCTGCGGCACCTACGGCAACATGGAGGACAACTCCAGCGGCAGCTTCCAGGGCAGCGGCACGGTTCCGCCCTCGGGCGGCTCGATCCCGGGCGACCCGGTGCTGGTGGACGGCAACGGCAGCAAGGGGCAGATCGAGGGCATGATGTTCGGGCTCGCCTATGCCAGCGGCAACGCGGCCGTGTTCGGCTACGGCCCCGGCTACAAGAACGGCGGCCCCTCGTATTCGGCCAACAACACCGGCGTGAACTGGCCGGGCGTCGACGCGGAAGCGGGCGTCTATCTCTACGGCCCCAAGCAGCCGCTGACCACCGACTTCGTGACCGTGCTGGCGAAATACTCGCCGCAAGGCCAGGCGAACCGCTTCGCGGTGAAGGGCGGCGATTCGGCGCAAGCCACGCTGACCTCGGTCTATGACGGCGTGCCGCCCGAGGCGGTCGACTTCTTCAACGATACCGGCCATCGCCTGCTGGGCCGCTGGGAAGGCGGCCTGTCGCTGGGCGAGGGCGGCGACGAATCGGATGCGCCGATCACCTTCTACGAAGGCGCGATCGTCACGAAGATGAGCTCGGACAAGTCGGACAACGCGATCCAGGGCAGCATCCAGGGCTTCTACGGCCCGGCCGTCGACACCACGGCCGCCGCCTGCCAGGCCAACAACCTGCTCACGCAGCCGCTCGCGCTGGCCAACACCTCGGCCTGGTCGACCGGCAGCGGCGGCTCGGTGATCGGGCTGAGCACCGACATCTCCGGCCAGACCAACCATGCCGCGGTGATCGGCAATGCCAGCGGCAGCCCGTTCGCGCAGATCAACCAGTGGATCAAGGTGCAGGGCGGCCAGAGCTACACCTTCACGGACTACCTGCCGGCCAGCTCGGGCCAGACCATCTTCCCGGCCTTCTCGGTGCAGACCGACGACGGCAACCAGACCGAATTCGCGGGCGTGCTCAACACCAACAACGGCGTGATCGTGCCGGGTTCGTGGAGCACCGGGAATTCGACGCTGTCGACCAGCAAGGTGGGCAACTGGTGGAAGGTCAGCATGAGCTTCACGGCGCCCTCGGGCTCGTCGAACGCGCACATCTTCCTCGATCCGCGCACCTCGAACGCCTCGGGCGCGCGCAGCAACCAGAGCGTCAACGACGACCTGTCGGCGACGCACTACTGCCCGGGCCTGTCGATCGCGGCGCGCTGA
- a CDS encoding FRG domain-containing protein: MQTTVLSDWQQFMALATELDGWAFRGQQNADWRLESSLSRYLRDYVPDRRQWPSREERAIRVFRRKAHNFLPHPETLDDDLRCLALMQHHGAPTRLLDFTKSPFVAAFFALERATGDAAIFALNTPALWNNRAVPKPRPGLSRDVIDPRVGDNLQKYFLSNTNEILWSGEPSAMDERLVSQSGTFVLPGVIDKPLQAILDGYDSDEELLHKLVLPGALRVDAMKWLYRMNITNASLFQGLDGLARSIALELEIVWSGLTQNL, encoded by the coding sequence ATGCAGACCACGGTACTGTCCGATTGGCAGCAATTCATGGCGCTGGCGACGGAGCTCGACGGCTGGGCCTTTCGCGGCCAGCAGAACGCCGACTGGCGCCTGGAGAGCTCGCTGTCGCGCTACCTGCGCGACTACGTCCCCGACCGCCGGCAATGGCCTTCGCGCGAGGAGCGCGCGATCCGCGTGTTCCGGCGCAAGGCCCACAACTTCCTGCCCCACCCCGAAACGCTCGACGACGACCTGCGCTGCCTCGCCCTGATGCAGCACCACGGCGCGCCCACGCGGCTGCTCGACTTCACCAAGAGCCCCTTCGTGGCGGCCTTCTTCGCGCTGGAGCGCGCCACCGGCGACGCGGCGATCTTCGCGCTCAACACGCCGGCGCTCTGGAACAACCGGGCCGTGCCGAAGCCGCGCCCGGGCCTGTCGCGCGACGTGATCGATCCGCGCGTGGGCGACAACCTGCAGAAATACTTCCTGTCCAATACCAACGAGATTCTCTGGTCCGGCGAGCCCAGCGCGATGGACGAGCGGCTGGTGTCGCAGTCGGGCACCTTCGTGCTGCCGGGCGTGATCGACAAGCCGCTGCAGGCGATCCTCGACGGCTACGACAGCGACGAGGAACTGCTGCACAAGCTGGTGCTGCCCGGCGCGCTGCGGGTGGACGCGATGAAGTGGCTGTACCGCATGAACATCACCAATGCCTCGCTGTTCCAGGGGCTCGACGGCCTGGCTCGCTCGATCGCGCTGGAACTGGAAATCGTCTGGTCGGGTCTGACGCAGAACCTCTGA
- a CDS encoding NAD(P)/FAD-dependent oxidoreductase produces the protein MNSSTPRIAVIGAGVIGLSVARSLARLGAQVSILEQSRLGSGTSSTTFAWINSNGKQPESYHALNCAGMAEHVALQDGGAGEARWLDVCGTYEWAIDAARQAQLDARATALKALGYAVEEVSRASLQQRIPELRIDARSGTIRYFAEEALVSPSILMARLWAEARSHGAVLRESVSVVDIAETPQGVTLDLSTGERWQGDYCVLATGRWTPELMPALGVSLAMLDANRPDKRACGFLASTDPQFVQLRANLIGPELNVRPDGGGRLLLQATDLDDRADPVHQAAVDGYVGREMLARLRRLFANTGHARIERLSVGQRSRPADGLPAVGFVTARQRAYVVATHSGMTLGPLLGRLVAEELVHQRRDGLLADYSPERLIDRDPRDFSPVASIHFPAEQ, from the coding sequence ATGAATTCAAGCACTCCCCGTATTGCCGTGATCGGCGCCGGCGTGATCGGCCTGTCGGTGGCACGTTCGCTGGCCCGGCTCGGCGCCCAGGTGTCGATCCTCGAGCAGTCGCGCCTGGGCTCGGGCACCAGCAGCACGACTTTCGCCTGGATCAATTCGAACGGCAAGCAACCCGAGAGCTACCACGCGCTCAACTGCGCCGGCATGGCCGAGCATGTCGCGTTGCAGGACGGCGGCGCCGGCGAGGCCCGCTGGCTGGACGTGTGCGGCACCTACGAATGGGCGATCGACGCGGCCAGGCAGGCGCAGCTCGATGCGCGCGCAACGGCCCTGAAGGCGCTCGGTTATGCCGTCGAGGAAGTGTCGCGTGCAAGCTTGCAGCAGCGCATCCCCGAGCTGCGCATCGACGCGCGCAGCGGCACGATCCGGTATTTCGCCGAGGAGGCGCTGGTCTCGCCGTCGATCCTGATGGCGCGGCTGTGGGCCGAGGCGCGCAGCCACGGCGCGGTGCTGCGCGAGTCCGTCTCGGTGGTCGATATCGCCGAGACGCCGCAAGGTGTGACGCTCGACCTGTCGACGGGGGAACGCTGGCAAGGCGATTACTGCGTGCTCGCCACCGGCCGCTGGACGCCCGAGCTGATGCCTGCGCTCGGCGTGTCGCTGGCCATGCTCGACGCCAACCGGCCCGACAAGCGCGCCTGCGGCTTCCTGGCCTCGACCGATCCGCAATTCGTGCAGTTGCGCGCCAACCTGATCGGCCCGGAGCTGAACGTGCGGCCCGACGGCGGCGGCCGCCTGCTGCTGCAGGCGACCGATCTCGACGATCGCGCCGATCCCGTCCACCAGGCCGCCGTCGACGGCTACGTCGGGCGCGAGATGCTGGCGCGCCTGCGCCGCCTGTTCGCCAATACCGGGCATGCGCGCATCGAGCGCCTCTCGGTCGGCCAGCGCTCGCGGCCGGCCGACGGCCTGCCCGCGGTGGGTTTCGTCACCGCGCGGCAGCGCGCCTACGTGGTCGCCACGCATAGCGGCATGACGCTCGGCCCGCTGCTGGGGCGCCTGGTGGCCGAGGAGCTGGTCCACCAGCGTCGCGACGGCCTGCTCGCCGACTATTCGCCGGAGCGGCTGATCGATCGCGATCCCAGGGATTTCTCGCCGGTCGCGAGCATCCATTTTCCCGCCGAGCAATAG
- a CDS encoding LacI family DNA-binding transcriptional regulator → MADVARLAGVSKMSVSRVLTGQHVSDATREAVMDAVRKTGYVADAVAGALSSGRNNVIAVIVPSLSSSNFADTVRGINDVVETRNLRLLLANTDYMVEREESLIRSLLSHQPRGIVLTGGHHTSKARAMLKQVGIPVIETWELPGKPIDRVVGFSNEDAAGAMVRHLYGRGYRRIGFVGGTTHLDRRGIARRNGYLAAVEAAGQAPREITREVKHDESGTDMAHGKAMENASAALNRLLAEWPDTDAVMCTSDIHAFGVIMACHRLGLKVPDDIAVAGFGDFEVARHCYPTITTVSVDAYGIGHSTGLSMLAAIDGSERPNASRREIASARAERTLHEAPPLIRIPYEIVARESA, encoded by the coding sequence ATGGCCGACGTCGCGCGCCTGGCCGGCGTGTCGAAGATGTCGGTGTCGCGCGTGCTGACCGGCCAGCACGTCAGCGACGCGACGCGCGAGGCCGTGATGGACGCGGTGCGCAAGACCGGCTACGTGGCCGACGCGGTGGCGGGCGCGCTGTCCTCGGGCCGCAACAACGTGATCGCGGTGATCGTGCCCTCGCTGTCGAGCTCGAACTTCGCCGACACGGTGCGCGGCATCAACGACGTGGTCGAGACGCGCAACCTGCGCCTGCTGCTGGCCAATACCGACTACATGGTGGAACGCGAGGAATCGCTGATCCGCTCGCTGCTGAGCCACCAGCCGCGCGGCATCGTGCTCACCGGCGGCCATCACACGAGCAAGGCGCGCGCCATGCTCAAGCAGGTGGGCATCCCGGTGATCGAGACCTGGGAGCTGCCGGGCAAGCCGATCGATCGCGTGGTGGGCTTCTCGAACGAGGACGCGGCGGGCGCGATGGTGCGCCATCTCTACGGGCGCGGCTATCGACGGATCGGCTTCGTCGGCGGCACCACGCACCTGGACCGGCGCGGCATCGCGCGGCGCAACGGCTATCTGGCGGCGGTCGAGGCGGCGGGCCAAGCGCCGCGCGAGATCACGCGCGAGGTCAAGCACGACGAATCCGGCACCGACATGGCGCACGGCAAGGCGATGGAAAACGCCAGCGCCGCGCTGAACCGGCTGCTGGCCGAATGGCCCGATACCGACGCGGTGATGTGCACCAGCGACATCCACGCCTTCGGCGTGATCATGGCCTGCCACCGGCTCGGGCTGAAGGTGCCGGACGATATCGCGGTGGCCGGCTTCGGCGACTTCGAGGTGGCGCGCCATTGTTATCCGACCATCACCACCGTCTCGGTCGACGCCTACGGAATCGGCCATTCCACCGGCCTGTCGATGCTGGCCGCGATCGACGGCTCGGAGCGGCCCAACGCCTCGCGCCGCGAGATCGCCTCGGCGCGCGCCGAGCGCACGCTGCACGAGGCGCCGCCGCTGATCCGGATTCCTTACGAGATCGTGGCGCGCGAAAGCGCTTGA
- a CDS encoding 2-hydroxyacid dehydrogenase, which yields MSKEELLVVTRYPEADMIVLAERYTLHVLAEAPDRAALLAELAPRVRVLATNGESGADAALIDALPRLEIIVSYGVGVDAIDLAHAAAKGIRVTNTPDVLTEDVADMGLALMLSVAREISRNDARVRAGEWGREHFALTSRMYGKRLGIIGLGRVGRAVARRAAAFEMRIGYHDRFRFEDVPYAYHDSAAALAADSDYLMVCAAADQIPRGAIGREVFDALGPNGFLINIARGSIIDEPVLIDYLADGRLRGAALDVFWNEPAIDRRLLALPNVVLQPHRASATIETRAAMAELLRANLEAYLAGQPLVTEFTAHLRRAS from the coding sequence ATGTCCAAGGAAGAGTTATTGGTTGTTACCCGATATCCCGAGGCCGACATGATCGTGCTGGCCGAGCGCTACACGCTGCATGTGCTGGCCGAGGCGCCGGATCGCGCGGCGCTGCTGGCCGAGCTGGCGCCGCGCGTGAGGGTGCTGGCCACCAATGGCGAGTCGGGCGCCGACGCGGCCCTGATCGACGCGCTGCCGAGGCTGGAGATCATCGTCTCGTACGGCGTGGGGGTCGACGCGATCGATCTGGCGCATGCCGCGGCCAAGGGCATCCGTGTGACGAATACGCCCGACGTGCTGACCGAGGACGTGGCCGACATGGGCCTGGCGCTGATGCTGTCGGTGGCGCGCGAGATCTCCCGCAACGATGCGCGGGTGCGGGCCGGCGAGTGGGGGCGCGAGCATTTCGCGCTGACCTCGCGGATGTACGGCAAGCGGCTCGGCATCATCGGCCTGGGCCGGGTGGGGCGCGCGGTGGCGCGGCGCGCGGCGGCCTTCGAGATGCGCATCGGCTATCACGACCGCTTCCGCTTCGAGGACGTGCCCTATGCCTATCACGACAGCGCGGCGGCGCTGGCGGCCGATTCCGACTACCTGATGGTGTGCGCGGCGGCCGACCAGATCCCGCGCGGCGCGATCGGCCGCGAGGTGTTCGACGCGCTGGGGCCGAACGGATTCCTGATCAATATCGCGCGCGGCAGCATCATCGACGAGCCGGTGCTGATCGACTACCTCGCCGACGGCCGGCTGCGCGGCGCCGCGCTCGACGTGTTCTGGAACGAGCCGGCGATCGACCGGCGCCTGCTGGCGCTGCCCAACGTGGTGCTGCAGCCGCATCGCGCCAGCGCCACGATCGAGACGCGCGCGGCGATGGCCGAGCTGCTGCGCGCCAACCTGGAGGCCTACCTGGCCGGCCAGCCGTTGGTCACCGAGTTCACCGCGCATCTGCGCCGGGCGAGCTGA
- a CDS encoding MFS transporter: MTINRDAITPVTPSPATATRPDSPDATGAAPVSARQLRRAILTSAVGSALEYYDFAIFGLATALIFSRVFFSSFDAHAGLLASFATYGVGFLARPLGGLFFGSLGDRKGRKFVLLMTIAIMGVSTTLVGLLPAGPLGAVGLIVLRLIQGFGAGAEQAGASTLMAEVAPLPRRGYFAALPFVGIFAGFGIATATFSLLQHLMDNATLLAWGWRLPFLASVILIAVAVWIRLRLRESPAFAALESGHQVARSPMRAVLRQARRPVAAAVLMRLAEQGGSTIYTTIVIAFLGGTVATRLGLPAAQLARIGTSCAMIATLASVITTPLFGALSDRFGRKTIYRAGAIFMLLWSVPSWWMVSTGEPVWVAVAMFGGLAIGANSMLGAQCAHFAELFGNRYRYSGVALSREIGAVLSGGLAPILGIYLIGLAGGAFWVMGLYTAVLSALTLVGVAMSTETRGRDLTDLDDAIH, translated from the coding sequence ATGACGATCAACCGCGACGCGATCACGCCCGTGACGCCGTCCCCGGCCACAGCCACGCGGCCGGATTCCCCCGATGCGACCGGCGCCGCGCCGGTTTCCGCGCGCCAGTTGCGCCGCGCGATCCTGACCAGCGCGGTGGGCAGCGCGCTCGAGTATTACGATTTCGCGATCTTCGGCCTGGCCACCGCGCTGATCTTCAGCCGCGTGTTCTTCTCCTCGTTCGACGCGCACGCGGGCCTGCTGGCCAGCTTCGCGACCTACGGCGTGGGCTTCCTGGCGCGTCCGCTGGGCGGCCTGTTCTTCGGCTCGCTGGGCGACCGCAAGGGCCGCAAGTTCGTACTGCTGATGACGATCGCGATCATGGGCGTGTCCACCACCCTGGTGGGCCTGCTGCCGGCCGGCCCGCTGGGCGCGGTGGGCCTGATCGTGCTGCGGCTGATCCAGGGTTTCGGCGCCGGCGCCGAACAGGCCGGCGCCTCGACCCTGATGGCCGAGGTCGCGCCGCTGCCGCGCCGCGGCTATTTCGCGGCCCTGCCCTTCGTCGGCATCTTCGCCGGCTTCGGCATCGCCACCGCCACCTTCAGCCTGCTGCAGCACCTGATGGACAACGCCACCCTCCTCGCCTGGGGCTGGCGCCTGCCGTTCCTGGCCAGCGTGATCCTGATCGCCGTGGCGGTGTGGATCCGCCTGCGCCTGCGCGAGAGCCCGGCCTTCGCCGCGCTGGAGAGCGGCCACCAGGTGGCGCGCTCGCCGATGCGCGCGGTGCTCCGGCAAGCCCGGCGCCCGGTCGCGGCGGCGGTGCTGATGCGCCTGGCCGAACAAGGCGGCTCGACCATCTACACCACCATCGTGATCGCCTTCCTGGGCGGCACGGTGGCCACCCGCCTGGGCCTGCCGGCCGCGCAACTGGCGCGCATCGGCACCTCCTGCGCGATGATCGCCACGCTCGCCAGCGTGATCACCACGCCGCTGTTCGGCGCGCTGTCGGACCGCTTCGGACGCAAGACGATCTATCGCGCCGGCGCGATCTTCATGCTGCTGTGGTCGGTGCCCTCGTGGTGGATGGTCAGCACCGGCGAGCCGGTGTGGGTGGCCGTCGCGATGTTCGGCGGCCTGGCGATCGGCGCCAACAGCATGCTCGGCGCGCAATGCGCGCACTTCGCCGAGCTGTTCGGCAACCGCTACCGTTATTCTGGCGTGGCGCTGTCGCGCGAGATCGGCGCGGTGCTCTCGGGCGGCCTCGCGCCGATCCTCGGCATCTACCTGATCGGCCTGGCGGGCGGCGCGTTCTGGGTGATGGGCCTCTACACCGCCGTGCTGTCGGCGCTGACCCTGGTGGGCGTGGCGATGTCGACCGAGACGCGCGGGCGCGACCTGACCGACCTCGACGACGCGATCCATTGA
- a CDS encoding SDR family oxidoreductase, which produces MNSKVALVTGASSGIGRSVALGLLQAGYRVALAARKLDALEQVAAESGAGERALPISCDVGDEAAVQRLFDTIESHWGRLDLLFNNAGVFTPQCSLEDLAVAQWKQAVDINLTGAFLCLQGAFRVMKRQQPRGGRIINNGSISAHAPRPQAVAYTATKHAITGLTKAASLDGRAYGIACGQIDIGNVVSDMSELMAQGTLQADGSMKVEPRMSMDNVVRAVLYMDSLPLDANVLSMTVMASHMPFVGRG; this is translated from the coding sequence ATGAATTCCAAGGTAGCCCTGGTCACCGGCGCCAGCTCGGGCATCGGCCGCAGCGTCGCGCTCGGCCTGCTGCAGGCCGGATATCGCGTCGCGCTGGCCGCGCGCAAGCTCGACGCGCTCGAGCAGGTGGCGGCCGAATCGGGCGCGGGCGAGCGCGCGCTGCCGATCAGTTGCGACGTGGGCGACGAGGCCGCCGTGCAGCGCCTGTTCGACACCATCGAATCGCACTGGGGGCGCCTGGACCTGCTGTTCAACAACGCCGGCGTGTTCACCCCGCAATGCTCGCTGGAGGACCTGGCGGTGGCGCAGTGGAAGCAGGCCGTCGACATCAACCTGACGGGCGCCTTCCTGTGCCTGCAGGGCGCGTTCCGCGTGATGAAGCGCCAGCAGCCGCGGGGCGGGCGCATCATCAACAACGGCTCGATCTCGGCGCACGCGCCGCGCCCGCAGGCGGTGGCCTACACGGCCACCAAGCACGCCATCACGGGGCTCACCAAGGCCGCCTCGCTGGACGGGCGCGCCTACGGAATCGCCTGCGGACAGATCGACATCGGCAACGTGGTGAGCGACATGAGCGAGCTGATGGCGCAGGGCACGCTGCAGGCCGACGGCTCGATGAAGGTGGAGCCGCGCATGAGCATGGACAACGTGGTGCGCGCGGTGCTCTACATGGACAGTCTGCCGCTCGACGCGAACGTGCTGTCGATGACGGTGATGGCCAGCCACATGCCCTTCGTGGGACGCGGCTGA
- a CDS encoding antibiotic biosynthesis monooxygenase, whose amino-acid sequence MLTRCAYFSGRIKPGCEARFYDHVENRLVPLWTRFPGAHDVRVLRQQHSDVGEPAFPLVITMRFEDQAAIDAALASPTRLESQVESRALIGMFDGVVFHTVFEETI is encoded by the coding sequence ATGCTGACGCGCTGCGCGTATTTCAGCGGCCGCATCAAGCCCGGCTGCGAGGCCCGCTTCTACGACCATGTCGAGAACCGGCTGGTGCCGCTCTGGACGCGCTTTCCCGGCGCGCACGACGTGCGCGTGCTGCGCCAGCAGCACAGCGACGTGGGCGAGCCGGCCTTCCCGCTGGTGATCACGATGCGTTTCGAGGACCAGGCCGCGATCGACGCGGCGCTGGCCTCGCCCACCCGGCTGGAGAGCCAGGTCGAGTCGCGCGCGCTGATCGGCATGTTCGACGGCGTGGTGTTCCATACGGTGTTCGAGGAAACCATCTGA